In Bactrocera oleae isolate idBacOlea1 chromosome 5, idBacOlea1, whole genome shotgun sequence, a genomic segment contains:
- the LOC106615366 gene encoding uncharacterized protein encodes MEMASSAANGSGSTTSHSGVVGNTLPSLFVSDHNGGSSLVNSKDLDGLIAMNDSALSQQIEFILQEAPMEHDDNDINDHLNNDVSANINTVSSVNSNPTIKLQNPPNIIVTSASEFPRAHATSDGAAATIAATQAMAQHHLLNGRRIIIQTTQTSNMIKEEEADPELNDENLQDIEEEEQAAEAEENQLQLQHTSDIKMEQDDNVEQEFIRSGINYISTPTITAHHTQLHGAQTQQIVLPAGSIVGTTTTGRTLTVPVSEALAQLQRRPVYISNAMGGMTGATFVRMPAVISRSPMTVLNVVQQGVPGGGPTQLILQATPVSNTGTQMTVVTSSPTAATTVPTLPPVSTGVTEVAVTAPPPTIMPALTAATPTPAQSTSPSTASSSSPLSSSGHVASSTVVATTAAATTTPSAAAAKSSTTHATSNGSGNTNSTSSGNTTGNYQCFSCVEEFESKELYDIHVSGHANNMKCAICNMVLKSLKNYEKHCLRCKPYECQICGRVVRFRPNFIKHMRVHTGQQSERHKYKCDVCHKEFMSFEYFKVHKKIHNENVNLTCEICGKVFSALASLRGHSKLHSGVKLHKCDVCGKGFGQRYNLKIHARTHTGDFPFECKVCKKKLHTQSSLQTHMQVHQRDQNSQATNTAKNDKSTANSTASTSAAATTSTIVKLEPQAKDDGPSTSGMQRHLQKQLLEDMEDDNSGLSDSIQGGGNVSRIVSTSSLTTGGGQCMQTTNAEDSSNESSNASHDLKQQQLRQQPLLVTPTRTIVIKNYMQNEQGVALAQPQTQHQTNVIQSNNQSGSITLQQQLLRKTPIIHSTGGAGTLSSALASVVQQIGTSPSPSPSSSSTSCSSSVVVSKSGAPLSLASTAIGTSTIRSTRNHLSQFNSSISSSSSHQRTLQRNNNHRNHNNNSNNHRRRHPTHLDDDDDDDLDDFVDSTRTHHRSLRVNGQHFDDDDDDEKSSPSLATAAIIKVEPNLYSSGSGDNSNEMLIKEEVMFEDSAHHSPHSPPSSKFRMSNFDSDLDHHVDLNHSLPPYGNLFDPHSIPDTIPVQLYPDDDDDFRLDHSSLGPLHQTSSSTTDGDFIKKEWVYGTGSNYTMNGKFGDDSDALCDSANFIYD; translated from the exons ATGGAAATGGCCAGCAGCGCCGCAAATGGGTCTGGCAGCACAACTTCACACAGTGGTGTCGTGGGCAATACTTTGCCATCTCTCTTTGTTAGTGATCATAATGGCGGTAGCTCATTAGTTAATAGCAAGGATTTAGATGGCTTAATTGCTATGAACGATAGCGCACTTTCACAACAAATCGAATTTATTCTGCAAGAAGCTCCCATGGAGCATGATGACAATGATATTAACGATCATTTAAATAATGACGTATCTGCGAATATAAATACAGTCAGCAGCGTTAACTCTAACCCTACCATTAAACTACAAAACCCACCGAATATAATAGTAACAAGCGCTTCCGAATTCCCAAGAGCACATGCGACCAGTGACGGTGCCGCGGCGACAATTGCAGCAACACAAGCAATGGCGCAACATCATTTGTTGAATGGTCGTCGGATCATCATACAAACAACACAAACATCAAATATgataaaagaagaagaagcggaTCCCGAATTAAATGATGAAAACTTACAAGATATTGAAGAAGAGGAACAAGCTGCTGAAGCTGAGGAGAATCAATTGCAGCTCCAGCATACATCAGATATAAAAATGGAACAAGATGATAATGTAGAACAAGAATTTATTAGAAGTggtataaattatataagtacGCCCACGATAACTGCACACCATACGCAACTGCATGGCGCACAAACACAACAAATAGTTTTACCGGCCGGTTCAATAGTAGGTACAACAACGACAGGCCGCACTTTGACAGTGCCCGTATCCGAAGCGTTGGCACAACTGCAACGTCGACCGGTATATATCAGTAATGCCATGGGTGGCATGACTGGTGCTACTTTCGTGCGTATGCCAGCTGTGATAAGTCGCAGTCCTATGACTGTTTTAAATGTAGTACAACAGGGTGTACCCGGTGGTGGGCCAACACAACTTATCCTACAGGCAACACCTGTATCCAACACAGGTACGCAAATGACAGTGGTTACTTCTAGTCCAACTGCAGCAACCACTGTACCCACATTACCACCAGTATCAACTGGCGTTACAGAAGTGGCAGTTACTGCCCCTCCACCAACAATAATGCCGGCATTAACTGCTGCAACACCAACACCAGCACAATCTACATCCCCATCGACAGCATCATCATCATCGCCATTATCGTCTTCTGGTCATGTTGCGTCTTCCACCGTGGTAGCTACCACTGCTGCTGCTACGACGACCCCGTCGGCGGCAGCGGCCAAGAGTAGTACAACTCACGCCACCTCAAATGGTAGCGGCAATACCAACTCGACTTCCAGTGGCAACACAACTGGCAATTATCAATGTTTTTCATGTGTGGAAGAGTTCGAATCGAAAGAGCTATACGACATTCATGTTTCAGGTCATGCTAACAATATGAAATGCGCTATTTGTAATATGGTTTTGAAATCACTCAAAAATTACGAGAAACATTGTCTGCGTTGCAAGCCGTACGAGTGTCAGATATGTGGACGTGTTGTACGTTTCCGACCGAATTTCATAAAGCACATGCGTGTGCACACAGGTCAGCAATCCGAACGGCATAAATACAAATGTGACGTTTGTCACAAGGAGTTCatgagttttgaatatttcaagGTGCACAAAAAGATTCACAATGAAAATGTGAATTTAACTTGCGAGATTTGTGGCAAAGTATTTAGCGCGTTGGCGTCACTGCGTGGCCACTCCAAATTGCATTCGGGTGTGAAATTGCACAA aTGTGATGTGTGTGGCAAAGGTTTCGGTCAGCGttacaatttgaaaattcatGCGCGTACACACACCGGCGACTTTCCCTTTGAGTGCAAAGTGtgcaagaaaaaattgcatacacAATCTTCGCTACAAACCCATATGCAAGTGCATCAGCGCGATCAGAACTCACAAGCCACCAATACGGCAAAGAATGATAAGAGCACAGCCAACTCCACAGCGTCGACGTCAGCAGCAGCGACGACATCCACAATTGTAAAGCTGGAGCCACAGGCAAAAGATGATGGTCCAAGTACCAGTGGCATGCAACGTCATTTGCAAAAGCAATTACTCGAAGATATGGAAGATGACAACTCAGGACTGAGTGATAGTATTCAAGGAGGCGGCAATGTTAGTCGCATTGTATCCACATCTTCTTTGACCACCGGCGGTGGCCAGTGTATGCAAACAACTAACGCTGAGGATTCTTCAAATGAGTCTTCCAATGCATCACACgatctaaaacaacaacaattgcggcAACAACCACTGTTGGTGACACCCACACGCACCATTGTCATCAAGAATTATATGCAGAACGAACAGGGTGTCGCACTGGCACAGCCACAAACGCAACATCAGACTAACGTTATACAGAGTAATAACCAAAGTGGCAGTATTacgctgcaacaacaattgtTGCGCAAGACGCCTATAATACATTCTACCGGCGGCGCTGGCACACTCTCCTCCGCTTTGGCGAGCGTGGTGCAACAAATCG GCACCTCGCCCTCGCCATCGCCTTCATCCTCGTCGACATCATGTTCCTCGTCAGTGGTTGTGTCGAAATCCGGTGCTCCGCTCTCGCTCGCATCCACCGCCATTGGCACCTCCACTATCCGCAGTACACGCAATCACTTGTCACAATTCAATTCGTCTATATCGTCATCGAGCAGCCACCAACGTACGTTACAGCGCAATAATAACCACCGAaatcataacaacaacagcaacaaccaccGGCGTCGACATCCGACACATTTggacgatgatgatgatgacgattTAGATGATTTTGTCGATTCGACACGTACGCATCATCGTTCGTTGCGTGTGAATGGTCAACATTTTGATGATGACGACGACGATGAGAAATCCTCCCCGTCCTTGGCCACAGCGGCCATTATCAAAGTCGAACCGAATCTATATTCGTCGGGTTCGGGCGATAATTCCAATGAAATGCTCATTAAAGAAGAGGTCATGTTCGAGGACTCGGCCCATCATTCGCCACACTCGCCGCCAAGTTCGAAATTTCGCATGTCGAATTTCGATAGCGATTTGGATCATCATGTCGATTTGAATCATTCGCTGCCGCCATATGGAAATCTCTTTGACCCGCATTCCATACCCGATACCATTCCAGTGCAATTGTATCCAGACGATGATGATGATTTTCGTTTGGATCACAGCTCATTGGGACCGCTGCATCAGACATCATCGTCCACCACCGATGgtgatttcattaaaaaagaatGGGTCTACGGCACTGGTTCTAATTATACGATGAACGGGAAATTCGGTGATGATAGCGATGCACTTTGTGACTCGGCGAATTTCATTTACGACTGA